The genomic segment CAAACGCTGACGCACCGACTTCTCACGCTCACGCAGCACCGGGTCGAGCTTGTCGACATCGCCGAAATGACCAATCGAAATCATCGCGATCACATCGACGTCGTTCGGCACGTTGAAAGCCGTGCGGAACGCGTTCGGATCGAACCCGCTCATCTGATGCGCAGCGAGACCGAGCGCATGCGCCTGCAACACCAGAGCCATGGCCGCAGCACCCGCGTCGTATGGCGCGCAGCGGTTCACTTCACCCTTGTTGTTGAGCGTGTGCGTGGTCACGGCGATCAGCACCGGCGCGGGCGCATTCCAGCCCTGGTTGAACGGCACCAGCGTGGCAAAAGCCTGCTTGAACGAAACTTCATCGACGCTGCGGTCGAATACGAGGAAACGCCAGGGTTGCGCGTTATACGAAGACGGTGCCCAGCGAGCCGCTTCGAGCACGGCACGCAGATTCTCGCGGCTCACCGGCTCGCTCGAATACGCGCGCGGGCTCCAGCGGCCTGCAAGCAGCTCGTGGATGGCAACTGCGGTAGGGGCGGGTTTGTTGGTCATGCGCTTCTCTCGGTCGAAATTCATGATCGCCGGGCGGGCGCCCGGGGCCACATAGCATACCCGGGCTTCGGCGCTCGTGCTCCAACTGGCGGGCAGTTTGTCTTCGCACGGCGTGGAAAAGAAACGGCCCTGCACAGAGGGCCGTCGATCGTTCGATTCGTCAGACTTTTCCGTTCTTTTACAGCACCGTGTATTACACCGCCTGCGTCTCAGGAACCTTGGCTGGCCGGTTGATCTGCAACACGATCACCGCCGCGACCAGGCACAAACCGCCGGAGATCATCGACGCCACCGTGTACGTGCCGAGGCTCGCGCGCAACATGCCCGCACCGAGCGCCGCGAAAGCCGCCCCGAGCTGGTGACCCGCGACAACCCAGCCGAACACTACGGGCGCCGATTCCTTGCCGTACACATCCGTCGCGAGACGCACGGTGGGCGGGACGGTCGCGATCCAGTCGAGACCGTAGAACACGGCGAACAGCGGCAAACCGAAGAAGTCGATCCCGAAGGCGTGCGGCAGATACATCAGCGACAAGCCGCGCAGCCCGTAGTACCAGAACAGCAGCACGCGGCTATTGAAGCGGTCCGACAGCCAGCCCGACAACGTCGTGCCGAACAGATCGAAGATGCCCATCGCGGCGAGCAGCGACGCGCCCTGCACTTCCGTCATGCCGTAGTCGCCGCACATCGCGATCAGATGGGTGCCGACGTAACCGTTGGTGCTCGCGCCGCAGATAAAAAAGCTGAAGAACAGCAGCCAGAAATCGCGCGTTTTGCTCGCCATGGCCAATGTGCCGAAAGCGATAGCCAACGGATTCTGCTTCTTGACGGCGCCGGCTTCCGGCGCGTCGTGCGGCTCGCCG from the Paraburkholderia fungorum genome contains:
- a CDS encoding nitroreductase family protein, with the protein product MTNKPAPTAVAIHELLAGRWSPRAYSSEPVSRENLRAVLEAARWAPSSYNAQPWRFLVFDRSVDEVSFKQAFATLVPFNQGWNAPAPVLIAVTTHTLNNKGEVNRCAPYDAGAAAMALVLQAHALGLAAHQMSGFDPNAFRTAFNVPNDVDVIAMISIGHFGDVDKLDPVLREREKSVRQRLPLADIAFGGGWKKAL
- a CDS encoding MFS transporter, yielding MNWAARLIGGRFHYGWLTVAVVFLVLLAAAGTRATPSVMMVPLEHQFGWSRATISLAISVNIALYGLMGPFAAAAMQRFGIRPTLLAALGTMAAGVALSSLMTHPWQMVLIWGVMVGGSTGVAALSLSATVVTRWFTTRRGLVMGILTASSATGQLVFLPMLAAIAEHYGWRQVVWVVALAAAVVIPLVAFLLPERPADMKLRPYGEPHDAPEAGAVKKQNPLAIAFGTLAMASKTRDFWLLFFSFFICGASTNGYVGTHLIAMCGDYGMTEVQGASLLAAMGIFDLFGTTLSGWLSDRFNSRVLLFWYYGLRGLSLMYLPHAFGIDFFGLPLFAVFYGLDWIATVPPTVRLATDVYGKESAPVVFGWVVAGHQLGAAFAALGAGMLRASLGTYTVASMISGGLCLVAAVIVLQINRPAKVPETQAV